DNA from Campylobacter sp. RM5004:
GCTAGTTCCAAGCCCCATTACTTCGCCTGTTGCTTTCATTTGCGTGCCTAAATATCTATTAGCATCTTTAAACTTATCAAAGGCAAATCTAGGAGCTTTCGTTACAACATAATCTAAGTTTGGTTTATATTCAAGATAGCTTAAGCCACTTGCTTCGTTTTTAATCTCATCTAAAGTTTTACCAAGTGCAATTTTTGCAGCAATTTTTGCAATAGGAAAAGAAGTTGCCTTGCTAGCTAATGCACTTGAGCGTGATACTCTAGGATTTACTTCAATTATATAATAATCATTTGTATTAGGATTTAGTGCAATTTGAACATTACAACCACCCTCAATCTTTAAAGCTTTTATTAGTTTTAAAGCTACATTTATCATTTTTTGTTTAATCTCAGGACTAAGTGTTTGAGTTGGTGCAACCACAAGCGAATCGCCTGTATGAATGCCAACTGGGTCTATATTTTCCATATCGCAAATTAAAATCGCTTGATCTTTTCTATCTCTTATAACTTCATATTCAAGCTCTATGAATCCTGCTATTGATTTTTCTATTAAACACTGATTTGTAGGTGAATATGTTAAGCCTTCTTGAGTGATTTTTCTAAGTTCAGCTTCATTTTCGCATATTCCACCACCTGTTCCACCCATTGTAAATGCAGGGCGAACTACGACAGGATAGCCACATTCTTTTGCAAATGAAATTGCACTTAAAGTATCATTTACTATTACACTAGGTGGAACTGGCTCATTTAATTCATTCATTAAATTTCTAAATAATTCTCTATCTTCAGCCTTATTAATTGTCTCTAAACTTGAGCCTAAAACCTTGATATCAAATTCTTTTAACACTCCGGCTTTATCTAATTCTATCGCCATATTAAGCGCAACTTGTCCGCCTAAGGTTGCTAAGATTGCATCAGGACGAGTTTTTTTAATAACCTTTGTTACAAATTCTAAAGTAATTGGCTCTATATAAATCTCATCTGCAATATTTTTATCAGTCATTATGGTGGCTGGATTTGAGTTTATTAAAATTACTCTTTTTCCTTCTTCTTTAAGCGACAAACAAGCTTGAGTTCCTGCATAATCAAACTCAGCAGCTTGACCTATAATAATCGGACCACTTCCTATTACTAAAATTGATTTAATCTCTTTCATTTATTCTCCTTTATAAATTATTTTTCCATCACAAATTGTTAACATTACTTTTGAGCTTAAAACTTCACCTAAATAAGGTGTGTTTTTGCCAAGACTTATAATTTCGCTTTCTTTTAATTCCCAAGTTTTTTCTAAATCTATCACAACAATATCAGCCCTAGAGCCAACTTTTAGCTCTCCTGCGTTTTCTAAATTAAAGATTTTTTTAGGATTTAGGCTAAATGCGTTTAAGATAGTTTTTAGGCTTACTAAATTCGTTTTAACTAGCTTTGTATAAAGCAGCGAAAATGCAAACTCACTTCCTATAATTCCAAAATACGCTTTAGAAAATCCACCTTGCTTTTCATCTTTTGAATGTGGAGCATGATCGGTTGCGATAACTTCAATTATGCCTTCATTTAAAGCTTTTATTAAATAATCTTTATCATCTTTACTTCTTAAAGGTGGGTTCATTTTCCACATTCCATTATCTTCTTTTATATCTTCATCACAAGATATTAAATGATGTGGGGTTACTTCGCAGCTTATATTTACACCTAAGCTCTTGCCAAGCTCAACCATTTTTACGCTTTCTTTTGCACTTATGTGGCATACATGATAATTTGAATTAGTCTCTTTACAAAGTAGCATATCTCTTGCAACTTGCACACTTTCGCTTGAGCTTGAAATTCCTTTTATGCCTAGCTTTTTTGCTTGCAAACCATCGTGCATAAAACCACCTTCTACTAAGTCTAAATCCTCACAATGTGCTATTATGTATTTATTAAGCTTAGCGCATTCTATCATTGCATCTTTCATAATTTTTGCATTTGCAACGCCTCTTCCATCATCACTAAACGCAAATACAAAAGGTGCTAATTCGCTAAAATTAACTAAGCTTTGCCCCTTTTCTTCAAGCGTAATTGCTCCGTATGGTAAGACTTTCATGCAAGAATCTTTTTTAATAAGTTCTAATTCTTGATTTAAATTCTCTAAGCTATCAGGCACTGGCTTTAGGTTTGGCATAGCACAAGCTGTGGTAATTCCACCTTTTGCATTTGCTAATGAGCCTGTTTTAATTGTCTCTTTGTGTGAATATCCTGGCTCTCTTAGGTGCTGATGAATATCAACAAAACCTGCACTAACAAGCCTACCTTTAACATCAATTACTTCGCCACAATAATTAATATTAGGAGCGATTTTTACAATCTTTTCATTTTCAATTAAAATATCTGTATTAATAAATTCATTATCAATAAACGCATTGCAATTTTTAAGAAGCATTTTAAATCCTTTCATAAACATAATCTAATATTGCCATTCTGGCAAACACACCATTACTCATTTGTGTAAAAATCCTTGATTTAGGACACTCAACCAAACAACTATCAATCTCTACATCTCTATTAATTGGTGCTGGATGAAGAATGATTGCATTCTCTTTTAGCATTTTGTATTTATCCATTGTAAGGGCGAATGAATTTCTGTATTTAGCTAAATCAAGTTCGTTTTTATCGTGTCTTTCGTGCTGAATGCGAAGTAGCATGCAAACATCAATTTCGTTAATTATTTCATCAAGTTTGTAATAATCTTTGTATTCATTGTCTTGATAAATAGGCGGTGCTACTAAAAATACTTTAGCTCCAAGTCGCTCAAGCGCATCTTTGTTTGACCTTGCTACACGAGAGTTTTTAATATCTCCAACAATAGCAATTTTAAGACCTTCAAAAGTATTAAATTGTTCGTAGATTGTCATAAGATCAAGCAAACATTGAGATGGATGTGCTCCGCTGCCATCACCTGCATTGATGATTTTTGCATTAAGATTTTTTAATTCATCAAAATAATTATTTTGTTTATGCCTAATTACTAAAACGCTAGTTCCAAGACTTTCAAAAGTCTTGCAAGTATCATATAAACTCTCGCCTTTATTAATACTTGAACTTGCTGCAGAAAAATTAAGCACTCTAAAGCCAAGCTTAAGCTCGGCAACTTCAAAACTAGTCCTTGTTCTTGTAGAATCTTCAAAAAATAAATTAGCTATGATTTTATTTTCATAAGTTTTAAAAAAGCCATCGTTATTTTTATAATAAAGTGCTTTTTTAATTAACTTATAAAAATCATCATTACTAAGAGTTCTAGTTGTTAAATAATCACGCATTTTTTTCCTCCCACGAGAGTAAGGCCTAACCGCCGAAATGTGATTGAAATATAAAGGGGAAATTGTGTAATTTGAAGTTCAAAAAAATCTGTCAATAATACTAATATAAACTTAAATTAAAATAAATTTTAAAGAATTTAGAATAGGAATTTGGATTTTTAAACTCAATTTCCGAATTCAAATTCCTTTTGAATTTACTTAGAAATTACATTGAAAAATTAAAGAATTTGAAATAGGAATTTCAAATTCTTTTTGATTAAGAGTTTATATATTTCATTGTGGTTTCATAGCATAAATAAGCCATAGCAATAGTAATAATCCAACCAAATAAAGCTAATAATTTAGAATGATTATAATCACCTACTATGTTTTTCTTATATGCAGCAATCAAAATCACACATAAAGCAATAGGCAAAATAAATCCGTTTAAAGTCCCAACTAGAATTAAAACTTGAGTAGGACGACCTATGGTAGAAAATACTAAGGTTGAAAATATTATAAATGCTATTATTATGTTATTTTCATTCTTTTTAAGCCATGGGCTAAAGCTTGAAATAAAACTTACCGAAGTATAAGCACAGCCAACAACTGATGTAATAGAAGCAGCCCAAATAACTATACCAAAAACAATGCTTCCAAATGAGCCTAAAATATATTCAAACGGAGTTAAAGCAGGATTATTAGGATTTAATTTAACGCCCAAAGAAATAACACCTAAAACAGCTAAAAATAAAAATACTCTAATAATACTTGCTATTAGTATTCCTGAAATTGAGCTTTTGCTAACTTCTTTTAGATTTTCTTTACCACTTATCCCTGCATCAAGCAAACGATGAGCGCCTGAAAATGTGATATATCCACCAACGGTTCCACCTATTAAAGTTACTAGGCTTAGTGCATTAAACTTAGATGGCACAAAGGTTTCTACTACAACTTCTTTAAAAGGTGGATTTGCCTTAAAAACAATATAAATAATAATTAAGATTAACAATGCTCCTAAGATTTTTGCAAATCTATCCATATGAGCACCTGCGTCTTTATTAATAAAAATCCCAATAGCAATAATTGCACTAATACAAGCTCCTAAAATAGGATTAATGCCAAATATCGTCTCAAATCCAAGCCCAGCTCCTGCAATATTTCCTATATTAAAAGCAAGTCCGCCCAAAATAATCAAAAATGATAATAAATACCCAACTCCAGGAAAGACCTTATTAGCAATATCTTGAGCCTTTAGCTTACTTACTGCAATTACTCTCCATACGTTAAATTGAACCCCTATATCCATAATAACTGACATTAAAATAATAAAGGCAAAACTAGCTCCTAAATCAGCTGTAAAACTTGCAGTTTGAGTTAAAAACCCAGGGCCAACTGCTGAAGTTGCCATTAAAAACGCAGCCCCTAAAATGGCACGATTATCTTTCATTAATTACTCCTTATGCTTATGTTGTTTTCTTCTAAAGTTTTTTTGATTTTTTTGGCAAATAAAATTGCTTTTTCGTTATCTCCATGCAAGCATAAACTTTCAGCCTTTATAGGAACTTTTTTGCCATTTTCGCTAATTACAAATGAGTTTTTAATCATTCTTAAAACTTGATTTATAGCTTCATTTTCATCTTTAATAACAGCATTTTCTTTACTTCTTGATACCAACAAGCCCTCGTCTGTATATCTTCTATCTGCAAAAACTTCGCTAATTGATTTAATACCAACTTCATTTGTAGCACTAATTAAACACGAATTACTAAGCCCCATTAAAGCAATATCTTCGCCTAATTTTGCAACTTCTATTGCGATATTTTTAGCTAGTTTAAAATCTACGCAAGCCATATTATATAAAGCTCCATGTGGCTTAACATAGCTTAATTTAACCCCTACTAATTCACACATTTGCTTCATCGCACCAAATTGATAAGCAAGCAAGGCTTTTAGCTCAACTTCACTTAGATTTTCATTACTTCTTCCAAAATTAGCCCTATCATCAAAGCTAGGATGCGCTCCTATTCTTAAGCCTAATTCTTTTGCAAGTTTAAGTGTCTTTAAAATCTCTTTATAATTGCCTGCATGAAGACCACAGCAAACATTTACCGAGCTAATTACTCTCATAATCTCTTCATCATTACCAATGCCTTCAGCTAAATCTGAATTAAAATCAATTTTCACTTGCGTACTCCTTTACTTGATTTATATGTGATATTCTTTCTTTTTTAGCTTCTAAGGCTTCTTTTAAATCTACTAATTCAAAAGAGATTTTACTATTAATTCTACTTTGAGCAAAAAGCCCTAAATCAGCCTCAATTACTTGAGCGATTTTTGCATAACCGCCTGTAGTTTGTGCATCTTTTAATAAAACAATAGGCTCTCCGCCACTTGGCACTTGAATTGTCCCTGCACTAACTCCGTGAGATGCTAAAGAAAGCTCTTCTTTTAAATCTAATTTAAAATCACTTTTTAATCTATACCCCATTCTATTGCTTGAACTTGTAATTAAAAACTCATTATTTAATAAATTGTGTTTAGCCTCATCGCTAAAATAATCCCACTCACTACCCTTTAATATCCTAATGCTTTTTCTATTTTTAATACCCGCTACTGCTATTTGAGATAAATTCATTCTTGAGCCTATGCTAAGCTCATCGCCTACTTTTAATGCTCTTCCGTTTAATCCACCAAAATTTGCACTAAGATTTGTAGAAGCTGAGTTTAAAACCAAATCAGCCTTAAAACCACCATAAGCACAAATATAAGCACACATTCCCGACATTGCCCTTACTAATCTTAAGGTTTTTCCTGCTTCAATTCTAATTCTGTAATTATTATGAATTGGCTTTTCATCTATAAAAGCTTCATAATTTGCTCCTGTGATACAAAAAGTCATTGCTTTATCGCAATATATTTCAATACCGCCTAAAATAACTTCAATTGCAGGTGCGTTTAAATCATTGCCTAATAAAGCATTTCCTAACATAAAGCTCCATTTATCCAAAGCTCCGTTTTCATTAACCCCATAAGCTTTATAATTTAGTCTTCCTAAATCTTGAATGCTAGAAATTGATGAAACTTTTGTAACTTTCATAATCTCTCCTTAATGCTATTAATTACAAACTTAAGCTTATCTCCTGCTTTTAAAAGGCTTGGCTCGTCGCTATTAATATCAAATAATTTTGTTTTAGTATTGCCTATTATGTTCCAACCACCAGGGCTTTGATAAGGATATATTCCAGTTTGTGCTCCGCCTATACCAACTGAACCTGCAGGGATTTTTAGTCTTGGAGTGCTAAGTCTTGGAGTATGAAGCCTAATATCAAGCCCACCTAAATAAGCAAAACCAGGTTGAAAACCTATAAAATAAACATCATAAATAGGCTCGGCATGTAATTTTGCAAATTCGCTCATACTCATACCTTTAGCCTTAGCAATAACTTTTAAATCAAGTCCTAAATCCCCACCATAATCAACTGCAATTTCTACTAATTTTCCATTTAATTCAAGTGGTTTTATGTATTTTATTAGTTCGTTTAATTCGCTTTGTAAATCTAATAATTCTTTATAATTTAAATCACTTGTTAGCACATAAACACTATTCATACCAACTACTACTTCTTTAATATGAGCTTTGTTTTTAAGCTCTTCGTTAAGTGCGTAGCAAAGACGTTGATTTTGCATACTAATAGGAGGCGCTAGGTATAAAAGAAGTGAAGTTTCACTAATTATTTTAAACTCATTATACATTTTACGCTCCTAAAATACTGAATATTCATTATCTTGCTTATCAGTTACGAACATATAGCCAGGCGAATGTGTTATCATAATCTCAGGTTTGCTAGTAAGTGCAATGCTTTGCGGAGTTACCCCACAAGCCCAAAATACACAAACTTCATCAGGATAAATAGTAGATGCGTCGCCAAAATCAGGCTTTGAAATATCTTTTATACCTATTTCGCGTGGATTTCCTATGTGAATTGGAGCTCCATGAACGCTTGGAAAAAGTGCTGTTGTAGTTGTAGCTCTAATTAAATCCTTGTATTTAATAGGTCTCATTGATACAACCATTTTTCCATGAAATTTACCCGCACTAAGGCAATCAATATTTGTAATATACATAGGCACATTATGATCTTCTTCAATGTGTCTTAAAGGGATTTTGTGATTTATCAAAGCTGCTTCAAATGAAAACGAACAGCCCATTAGAAAACTTACATAATCATCTTTAAAATAATTTATAATATCGCTTACTTCATCTACTAATTCGCCTTTTTTATATATTCTGTATTTAGGAATGCTTGTTCTAATGTCTGCGTTATCAGCACATATTTTGGTCAAATACTCTCCTGCATCAAGCACTTCTATCAAAGGACAAGGTTTTGGATTTCTTTGACAAAATAATAAAAAATCATAAGCATCACTCTTTGGTAAAATCGCAAGATTTGCTTGAACATAGTTAGGACACACACCTGAAGTAGGTTTATTAAACTCGTTTTTTGAAATCAAAGCTCTTAATTCTTTTGGGGTCATTTTATCTTCTTTAGTTTTATTTTGATTGTAATGTTAAATAATGTGAAATTTTGTAAAAAAAATAAAATATTATTTTTAGTTGTTACTAGATTACTCAAATAATAATAAGTATTTAAGAAGTTTAAAGAATTTAAAATAGGAATTTTAAAATTAAAAAGCAATTTTTACACATTTTAAAAAATTATTAGTTATATAAGCTACAAATTATTATGCTAAATATTTAGGATAATTCATTGTACTTAATTAAATTCCTATTTCAAATTCTTAAGAATTTTTATGAGTTTATATATTTCAAATAATTTAGTATGTAAAAACTAAAGCTATTAAATATTTTGAACTTAAATAGAATTAATAAAATCAAATTCCTATTTCAAATTCTTTAAAAGTTTAAACAAAAACTATTGATAATCATTATACGCTCGGCACTCAACCAATCTCAACCAATCTCAAGCAATCTCAAGCAAAACACTCCTAAGTAGTAAGCGCTAAAATTCAAACTAAAAGAAAAAATATAAAAGTATTTGAAGTTTATGTTTAATTATTTAGACAAACAAAAGAATTTAGATTAGGAATTTGACTTTAAAATTTATAAGATTATGCTTGATAAATTGAAAGCTGATATTTTAAAATAATACAAGTAAAAGTTGTAATCTTAATTTACGTAAAAAAACAAATGAATACTTTTAATTTTATAAGGTCTAATATTATTTAAATTCCTAATTCAAATTCTTTGAAATTTGTAATTATTTTGGCTTTGCTCGTGTGATTACAAAATTTTGCTAATTTTAAATACAAATACATTTAATAGATTTAAATAAACTTTAGTTCGCTTATAATTTTGTATTTTATTATTGATTAAATATTGAAAATTTCAAAGAATTTGAATTAAAAATTACTTTAAAACATTAAGAATTAATCATTTAAATAATTATTAAAATCTAGGCTTATTATTTATAATGCAAGTTAAATAACCCTAGCTTGAGCTAAGATTATTTTTTAGACTTTTTAGAGTTTTTTAAATGTTTTTCTAGTTTTTTTCTTCCGTTAAAAGATAGTTTTTCTATAAATAAATGTCCATTTAAATGGTCGTTTTCATGTTGGATAGCAACAGCTAAAAGACCATCTGTCTCAAGACTTTTTGCATTGCCAAACCTATCGCAGTAATCAACCTTAATCCTATCGTATCTAGTTACTTCTTCAAAAAATCCAGGAACACTAAGGCAACCTTCTTCATAAACTTGAGTTCCTTCTCCAATAGGAGTAATTACAGGATTAATAAATTCAATTAAATCTTCTTTGTTTTGCTCTTCTTTATCATTTAATAGATTTATTAAAAATATTCTTAAAGGTTTTGCTACTTGAATTGCAGCTAAGCCTATACCATTTGATGAAATCATAGTTTCATACATATCATCTAAAAGTTTATGTAGATTTTCATCAAATTTCTCTACTTCTTGGCTTCTTGTAAAAAGAAGTTTATTTGGATATGTGATTATTTCAAGCATCTTCTTCGCTATCTCCAACAACAGCATAAATTTCTTTGTCTTTACCCGTATTAGGTAATACACTAATAGCTTCTAAGATTTGCTCTTCATAATTATCACCACTAAGCGCTACAACACTCATTTCTATATTGATATCAATCTCATTATCATTAATGAAAAACGTCGTATTGTAAAATAAATCAGAAATTCTCTCACAAGCTTTCTTAGCATTTACTATATTTGTATGCTTCATAGCCATTACAAATATTCCATCACCAAAATGTGCTACTACATCACTTCTTCTTGAAGTTTTTAATAATAACTTAGCAACATTTCTCATTAAAAGATTTTTGTCTTTTTGTAGTTCAATTGTATTTAATAAACTATCTTTAATTTTTACAAACATTAGTGATATTGAATAGCCATATTTTTTAATATCTTCTATATCTTGAGTTATATTGCTGTATAAATATCTTTTATTAAATACTCCGAATTTATCATCAAACTCACTTTGCTCATTTACCCTATTATGGATTTTTACAATCTCATCATAACCTTTTTTAATACTATTTAATTGTATATCAAGAGCAGTTGTAAGTTTTGCCATATCACTATCAAGTGATTTTAAGATATTTTGAATTGATAAAGAGCCAGTTGCAATACTTAAATCCCCTATTTTTTTCTTAATTAATGCTTTCATTGTAGTGATGTTTTTATAAATCGCTGCAATTGAGCCAACTAATTGCTTAATATTTGCAAAAGTTTCTTTAATATCTTGTTCAATCACTGCTATTTTATTGCTTTGATCTTCTTTTTCATAAGATATCATTTCATTAACTCTTTTTTTAAACGCCATAGGTTTAGTATCAAGCATTTTTTCAAAATATATAGCATAATTAGTAGGAGTTGGTGGAACATTATCTTCAATTAATTGTTTAATCACTTGTTGAGTAAATTTCTCAAACTCTCCACCACTAAGTTTTTGAATCTTAGGAGATTCATCATAAATTACATCTTTATTCAAAGCCCTATCCTATTTAAAACTTTTTTCTAATACCTTATCTATTAATCCATATTTTAAAGCTTCATCTGAGCTCATAAAATAATCTCTTTCAGTGTCTTTTTCAATTTTAGCAAGTTTATTGCCTGTGTTTTCAGCTAATATTTTATTAAGAATTGCTTTTAATCTTAAAATTTCTTTAGCTTGTATTTCAATATCAGTTGCTTGTCCTCTCGCTCCACCTAGTGGCTGATGTATCATAATTCTTGCATTTGTTAAAGCAAATCTTTTGCCTTTAGCACCTGAGCTAAGTAAAAATGCGCCCATTGAAGCAGCCTGACCTATACAAATTGTGCTAACATCAGGTTTAATATAATTCATAGTATCAAATATACTAAATCCACTAGTAACCACACCACCTGGGCTATTTATATATAAATAAATATCCTTATTAGCATCTTGAGCTTCAAGAAATAATAATTGAGCAACAACACTAGCTGCTACTTCATCATTTATCTCTCCACTTAAAAGAATAATTCTATCTTTAAGTAAGCGAGAGTAGATATCATAACTTCTCTCGCCTTTGCTAGTTTTTTCAACTACATATGGAATGTAGCTCATTTATCTTTTCCTAAAAATAAATCAGCAAATAATTTTTCTTCTACTAAGCTCATTCTAACAGCTGGTAAAGTTCCATTTTTTGTATAAGTTTCAATTAGTTGTTTTGGATCCATTCCATATCTTAAAGCTTCAAAATAAATAGCTTGTGCTACTTCTTGATCATTTACAACTACTTTTCTTAATTTTGCTAACTCATCAACAATGAAAGTTAATTTAACGCTCTTTAAAGCTTCTGCTTCATATTCTTTTCTTTTTTCTTCTAGATATTTTTCATCTTTTAATTTATCAAATTCTTCTTTACTAAAGCTTCTTGCTGCTTGATTGAATTGTAAATTAGTTTCTTGCTCTAATATATTTTGTGGAACTGCAAAATCATATTTTTCTAGCATTTTTTCAACAAATTCTTGCTTTAATTTCTCATCAATTTGTTTAAATTTAGCTTCTGTTTCTAATTGTTCTTTAATCTTTTCATCTAAGATTGCTTCGGTTGGGTTTTCTACACCTGGTAATAATTTTTTAAGTAATTCTTCATCAATTTCAGGTAATTTTCTTCCATGAATTTCATGTAATTTTACTTTAAATACAGCTTTTTTACCAGCTAAGTGTGCCGCTTGATAATTCTCTGGGAAAGTTACTTCTATATCTTTTTCTTCGCCAACTTTTAATTCAATCATACCATCTTCAAAACCTGGAATAAATTGATTGCTGCCGATTTCTAGCATATAATTTTCTGCTTTTCCACCTTCAAATGCAACGCCATCAACAAAGCCTTCAAAGTCAAATTTAGCATAATCACCTTTTTTAAGGATTTGCTTTTTTGTCTTTTCAAGTGGAGCGTATTGCTTTAACATTGCTTCTTTTCTAGCTTTAATGTCTTTTTCTTTAATTTCTTCTATTTTTAGCTCAGGAACTAAAGCTTCATAGCCTGTTAAGTCAATTGTTGGTCTAAATGAAATTACGAATTCAAATTCTATTCCATTTTCTTTTCTTTCAAACTTCTTAAAGCTTGGCTCACCAATTAATTCTTTTTCTTCTTTACCTGTTTGTTTTACAGCTTCTTTATAAGCGCTTGTGATTGCTTCTTGCTCTGCATCTTTTACTAAAGAATCTTTATATCTTGATAATACTACATTTACAGGTACTTTACCTTTTCTAAATCCAGCAACTTGCATAGTCTTGCTAGCTTTTACAGCTATTTCTTTAATCTTTTCATCTAATAAAGATTGCTCAATAACACCGCTTACTGAGTAATTAATTTCGTTGATTTTTGTTGTACTAAGTTTCATTAAACTACCTTTTGTAAAATATTTCGCACAATTCTAGCTAAAAAAATTAATCATTGGCAAAATATAAAGGTAAAGAATGAAAGATTTAATTAAAGATTTATTAATAAAAATCGGAGAAAATCCAGACCGAGAAGGACTGATAAAAACCCCTGAAAGAGTTCAAAAATCTTATGAATACTTATGTAGTGGTTACCATCAAAACCCAAAAGATATTCTAAACGAAGCGATTTTTAATACAGATAATAATGAAATGGTTTTAGTAAAAGACATTGATTTTTATAGTTTATGCGAACACCATTTATTGCCTTTTTTTGGAAAAGTTCATATCGCATATATTCCAAATGGCAAAGTCGTAGGACTTTCAAAACTTCCTAGGCTTGTAGAAGTATTTGCAAGACGCCTACAAATTCAAGAACAATTATGCGAACAAATTAGCAATTCATTATATGAAATATTAAAACCAAAAGGTGTAGCTGTAACTATTGAAGCAGAGCATTTATGTATGCAAATGCGTGGCATTCAAAAAGTAAATTCAAAAACCATAACAAGCTCACTTAAAGGAATATTTTTAAGCGACGAAAGAACTAGGAAAGAGTTTTACTCTCTAATAAAATGAATTTAGAAAGATTAAAGAAAAAAATAGCACAAATTCCAAAATCTCAAAACTTTGGCTATATATATAAAATTAGTTCAATTAGCATTGAGATTAAAGGTTTAACAACTAGCGTAGGTGATTTAATAAGACTTGAAAATGAAGAAAAAACTGCTTATGCGATGGTTGTTAAGATTGAAGAATTTATAAGCTTTTTAAGCCCTTTTGATTTCGTAGAAGGCTTTAAAGTAGGCGATAAAGCTTTCATGGAAGAAGCAGGAATGAAAATCCCTTGTTCAATGGAACTACTTGGGCGTGTGGTTGATCCTTTTATGAGACCAAAAGATGGAAAAGACAAAATAAATCCTACAAAAATGATGCCTATTTTAAGAGCTCCTATTGAAGCTTTAAAGCGTGGGCTTATAAGTGAGCCTTTTCCTGTTGGGATTAAAAGTATTGATGGGCTTTTAACTTGCGGAGTTGGACAAAAACTAGGCATATTTGCTGGCTCTGGGGTTGGTAAATCAACCCTTATGGGAATGATAGTTAAAAACGCTCCTGCAGCAGTAAAAGTAGTAGCATTAATAGGCGAGCGTGGGCGTGAGATACCTGAGTTTATCCACAAAAACTTAGGCGGAAAAATGGATGATACCGTAATGATAGTAGCAACTAGCGATGATAGTGCTTTGATGCGTAAATACGGAGCATTTTGTGCTATGAGTGTTGCTGAGTTTTT
Protein-coding regions in this window:
- a CDS encoding dihydroorotase; the encoded protein is MLLKNCNAFIDNEFINTDILIENEKIVKIAPNINYCGEVIDVKGRLVSAGFVDIHQHLREPGYSHKETIKTGSLANAKGGITTACAMPNLKPVPDSLENLNQELELIKKDSCMKVLPYGAITLEEKGQSLVNFSELAPFVFAFSDDGRGVANAKIMKDAMIECAKLNKYIIAHCEDLDLVEGGFMHDGLQAKKLGIKGISSSSESVQVARDMLLCKETNSNYHVCHISAKESVKMVELGKSLGVNISCEVTPHHLISCDEDIKEDNGMWKMNPPLRSKDDKDYLIKALNEGIIEVIATDHAPHSKDEKQGGFSKAYFGIIGSEFAFSLLYTKLVKTNLVSLKTILNAFSLNPKKIFNLENAGELKVGSRADIVVIDLEKTWELKESEIISLGKNTPYLGEVLSSKVMLTICDGKIIYKGE
- a CDS encoding aspartate carbamoyltransferase catalytic subunit — its product is MRDYLTTRTLSNDDFYKLIKKALYYKNNDGFFKTYENKIIANLFFEDSTRTRTSFEVAELKLGFRVLNFSAASSSINKGESLYDTCKTFESLGTSVLVIRHKQNNYFDELKNLNAKIINAGDGSGAHPSQCLLDLMTIYEQFNTFEGLKIAIVGDIKNSRVARSNKDALERLGAKVFLVAPPIYQDNEYKDYYKLDEIINEIDVCMLLRIQHERHDKNELDLAKYRNSFALTMDKYKMLKENAIILHPAPINRDVEIDSCLVECPKSRIFTQMSNGVFARMAILDYVYERI
- a CDS encoding NRAMP family divalent metal transporter: MKDNRAILGAAFLMATSAVGPGFLTQTASFTADLGASFAFIILMSVIMDIGVQFNVWRVIAVSKLKAQDIANKVFPGVGYLLSFLIILGGLAFNIGNIAGAGLGFETIFGINPILGACISAIIAIGIFINKDAGAHMDRFAKILGALLILIIIYIVFKANPPFKEVVVETFVPSKFNALSLVTLIGGTVGGYITFSGAHRLLDAGISGKENLKEVSKSSISGILIASIIRVFLFLAVLGVISLGVKLNPNNPALTPFEYILGSFGSIVFGIVIWAASITSVVGCAYTSVSFISSFSPWLKKNENNIIIAFIIFSTLVFSTIGRPTQVLILVGTLNGFILPIALCVILIAAYKKNIVGDYNHSKLLALFGWIITIAMAYLCYETTMKYINS
- a CDS encoding 5-oxoprolinase subunit PxpA; amino-acid sequence: MKIDFNSDLAEGIGNDEEIMRVISSVNVCCGLHAGNYKEILKTLKLAKELGLRIGAHPSFDDRANFGRSNENLSEVELKALLAYQFGAMKQMCELVGVKLSYVKPHGALYNMACVDFKLAKNIAIEVAKLGEDIALMGLSNSCLISATNEVGIKSISEVFADRRYTDEGLLVSRSKENAVIKDENEAINQVLRMIKNSFVISENGKKVPIKAESLCLHGDNEKAILFAKKIKKTLEENNISIRSN
- a CDS encoding biotin-dependent carboxyltransferase family protein codes for the protein MKVTKVSSISSIQDLGRLNYKAYGVNENGALDKWSFMLGNALLGNDLNAPAIEVILGGIEIYCDKAMTFCITGANYEAFIDEKPIHNNYRIRIEAGKTLRLVRAMSGMCAYICAYGGFKADLVLNSASTNLSANFGGLNGRALKVGDELSIGSRMNLSQIAVAGIKNRKSIRILKGSEWDYFSDEAKHNLLNNEFLITSSSNRMGYRLKSDFKLDLKEELSLASHGVSAGTIQVPSGGEPIVLLKDAQTTGGYAKIAQVIEADLGLFAQSRINSKISFELVDLKEALEAKKERISHINQVKEYASEN
- the pxpB gene encoding 5-oxoprolinase subunit PxpB, with amino-acid sequence MYNEFKIISETSLLLYLAPPISMQNQRLCYALNEELKNKAHIKEVVVGMNSVYVLTSDLNYKELLDLQSELNELIKYIKPLELNGKLVEIAVDYGGDLGLDLKVIAKAKGMSMSEFAKLHAEPIYDVYFIGFQPGFAYLGGLDIRLHTPRLSTPRLKIPAGSVGIGGAQTGIYPYQSPGGWNIIGNTKTKLFDINSDEPSLLKAGDKLKFVINSIKERL
- the def gene encoding peptide deformylase, which encodes MLEIITYPNKLLFTRSQEVEKFDENLHKLLDDMYETMISSNGIGLAAIQVAKPLRIFLINLLNDKEEQNKEDLIEFINPVITPIGEGTQVYEEGCLSVPGFFEEVTRYDRIKVDYCDRFGNAKSLETDGLLAVAIQHENDHLNGHLFIEKLSFNGRKKLEKHLKNSKKSKK